In one bacterium BMS3Abin11 genomic region, the following are encoded:
- the pimB_2 gene encoding GDP-mannose-dependent alpha-(1-6)-phosphatidylinositol monomannoside mannosyltransferase, producing the protein MKKTILLVADMRGWIFDRHCQEIQKRISEYKIDITYLNDGNIETLYSDYDLIYLLDPFQLNFSEHKKVIMGLRGDWLFLNYPGGARQYYKSCIKKRCCILHVVNQRQYQIFKPLVGENPLMMVRHGVDELMFNKDEYLHAAHNGFIVGWAGKTDSNGDKGLDLIQEACARLGVVCLTAKYNNSGQLHKNQMPHFYSQIDVLCCMSRSEGCWNPLLEAGAMGIPVISTRVGAAEEIIQCGVNGLLVDRNVDSLVEALDTLTNNPEQCRVMGKHLRETILSSWTWDQRIQDYREMFDYYFSNIATAQTTWLHRIFGI; encoded by the coding sequence ATGAAAAAAACTATTTTACTGGTCGCCGATATGCGCGGCTGGATCTTTGATCGACACTGTCAGGAAATCCAGAAACGCATTTCTGAGTACAAAATTGATATCACCTATCTGAATGATGGAAACATCGAAACGCTATACAGTGATTATGATTTGATATATCTACTGGATCCATTTCAACTAAACTTCTCCGAGCATAAAAAGGTTATTATGGGACTGCGGGGTGACTGGTTATTTTTAAACTATCCTGGCGGTGCCAGGCAATATTATAAAAGCTGTATCAAGAAGCGTTGTTGCATATTGCATGTTGTAAACCAGCGTCAATACCAGATATTTAAACCATTGGTTGGGGAAAACCCCCTTATGATGGTAAGGCACGGCGTAGACGAACTAATGTTTAATAAGGATGAATATTTACACGCCGCCCACAATGGTTTTATAGTCGGATGGGCTGGAAAAACCGACTCTAATGGTGACAAAGGTTTAGATTTGATTCAGGAAGCTTGTGCACGGCTTGGGGTGGTCTGTCTTACGGCGAAATATAATAACAGTGGTCAGCTTCATAAGAATCAGATGCCACACTTTTACAGTCAAATTGATGTCCTTTGTTGTATGTCCAGGAGCGAAGGTTGCTGGAACCCTCTCCTTGAAGCCGGTGCCATGGGTATTCCTGTAATCTCAACACGTGTGGGTGCTGCGGAAGAAATTATCCAGTGTGGTGTAAATGGTCTACTTGTCGACAGGAATGTGGACTCACTGGTAGAGGCGCTGGATACACTTACAAATAATCCCGAACAGTGCAGGGTAATGGGAAAACATTTACGAGAAACAATCCTTTCTTCCTGGACCTGGGATCAACGTATCCAGGATTACCGGGAAATGTTTGATTATTATTTCAGCAACATCGCAACAGCCCAAACAACATGGTTGCATCGTATTTTTGGTATATAG
- the ltrA gene encoding group II intron-encoded protein LtrA, producing the protein MLETSEYSKETVRALQRKLYLKAKHQTSFRFYSLYDKVYRSDVLQLAYDLVRQNKGSPGLDGETFESIELGIGRRAYLQEIQETLESKIYRAMPVKRVEIPKPNGETRPLGILCIKDRIVQMAAKLVMEPIFEADFSLHSYGFRPKRSAHQAMDDIKTGLLYGHIQVIDADLSKYFDMIPHDKLLRTVAERIVDGQLLSLLKQWLKVRVVKVDKRKEIVVGGGKKARRGTPQGGVISPLLANVYLNILDRIWDRNRLAEKYKARLVRYADDMVILCARETVRPYAILQSILTKLDLKLNEDKTQIRNAREEHFEFLGFSIGVVRAKQSGKYFPLVEPSDKSIQSIKQKVRFYTRRGMNPVPIDDIVGKLNQTARGWSNYFHYGHGHRKMKQVKYYMEERLRCHLRYRHKLTNRGAAYHRFPRRYIYDHLGLYKVPITPAWKGVHA; encoded by the coding sequence ATGCTAGAAACATCTGAATACTCGAAAGAGACCGTCAGGGCACTCCAGAGGAAGCTATACCTCAAAGCCAAGCACCAAACCAGCTTCCGGTTTTACAGTCTGTATGACAAGGTCTATCGAAGTGATGTACTGCAACTCGCTTATGATCTTGTCCGACAAAACAAAGGTAGCCCCGGCCTAGACGGGGAGACCTTTGAGTCAATAGAGCTGGGAATAGGAAGACGTGCTTATTTGCAGGAGATACAGGAAACGCTAGAAAGCAAAATCTATCGGGCTATGCCTGTAAAACGGGTAGAGATACCCAAGCCGAACGGGGAGACCCGTCCGTTAGGGATACTCTGCATCAAGGATCGGATCGTACAAATGGCTGCAAAGCTAGTGATGGAACCGATCTTTGAGGCAGATTTCAGCCTGCATTCTTACGGGTTTCGTCCTAAACGATCAGCCCATCAAGCGATGGATGACATCAAGACTGGCCTGTTGTATGGCCATATTCAGGTGATCGATGCTGATCTGAGTAAATACTTTGACATGATCCCGCACGACAAGTTGTTGCGCACGGTTGCGGAACGGATCGTTGACGGTCAGTTGCTCAGCTTGCTTAAGCAGTGGTTGAAAGTGCGGGTCGTTAAAGTTGATAAGAGGAAAGAAATTGTCGTAGGCGGCGGGAAGAAAGCCCGAAGGGGAACACCTCAAGGGGGTGTGATCTCACCGCTGCTGGCGAATGTCTATCTCAACATCCTTGACCGGATATGGGACAGAAACCGTCTGGCGGAAAAGTACAAAGCCCGGCTCGTCCGCTACGCGGATGATATGGTGATTCTTTGTGCAAGAGAGACCGTCCGACCTTATGCCATTCTGCAATCTATCCTCACTAAGCTTGATCTTAAGCTGAATGAAGATAAAACGCAGATCAGGAATGCCCGCGAGGAACACTTTGAGTTTCTGGGATTCAGTATTGGCGTCGTCAGGGCAAAACAGTCAGGGAAATACTTTCCACTGGTAGAGCCGTCAGACAAATCGATACAATCCATAAAACAGAAGGTCAGGTTTTACACTCGGCGGGGCATGAACCCTGTTCCGATAGACGACATTGTAGGCAAGCTCAATCAAACAGCCCGTGGCTGGAGCAACTACTTCCATTATGGCCATGGCCATCGTAAGATGAAGCAGGTCAAATATTACATGGAAGAACGTTTACGCTGTCATCTTCGGTATCGGCATAAGCTTACTAACCGAGGGGCGGCTTATCATCGTTTCCCACGGCGCTATATTTATGACCACCTTGGTTTGTATAAAGTGCCAATTACTCCTGCCTGGAAAGGTGTGCATGCTTGA
- a CDS encoding transposase IS200 like protein, protein MSDYIHKSHNVTVLMYHLVFPAKYRRVVFDAKVDTELRDICLDIEKRYEIKFLEIGTDEDHVHFLVQSVPMYNVKKIVQMIKSLTVREIFRRCPEVKRKLWGGEFWSDGYFASTVGKHGDEAMIGKYVQGQGGEYQKLHSDHQLALF, encoded by the coding sequence ATGAGTGATTATATACACAAGAGCCATAATGTAACGGTATTAATGTATCACCTGGTATTTCCTGCAAAGTACCGAAGGGTAGTATTTGATGCCAAAGTTGATACTGAGCTTCGGGATATTTGTCTGGATATAGAGAAACGTTATGAAATAAAGTTTCTGGAGATAGGTACTGATGAGGACCACGTCCATTTTTTGGTTCAATCAGTGCCAATGTATAACGTAAAGAAGATAGTGCAGATGATAAAGAGCCTGACGGTCCGAGAAATATTCAGGCGTTGTCCGGAGGTAAAGCGAAAGCTATGGGGCGGAGAGTTTTGGAGCGATGGATACTTTGCAAGTACAGTTGGAAAGCATGGAGATGAAGCTATGATAGGTAAGTATGTACAGGGTCAGGGTGGAGAATATCAAAAGCTCCATAGTGACCATCAATTGGCCCTATTCTAA